The DNA window AATCTTCCAGAAATATACATAGGCATATGAAAAGTAAccaatattataaaaaaagagaaacaaacgcGCGAATTATGAACAGACTCCGGCTCTAAACAAATGGAACTAATATGATAATTTGATTGATCTATAAATGTGGTCTTGTGGAgttataaataaaagttttaaaatatatgtttgcttttctacTCTTTTTTCGCCTACTGGATAAAACATATAAGAATAAACAATATACTGTCCCAACAATCGGGGATCCATCTATACACTGTTGCTTCTATTTCTGTAGCCTTTCTACAGTCCATTCTTGGTTGCAGCAATTACCAGCCAAGCGGACCGAAAAACTTACCAAGAAGAATATTAGTTAATGAATTTAGAAAACTCGACCCTCAGTCTTAACCTTCCAACACTACCCAACTTCTTTTTACACTACCTTTAAAGGAGTATTAACGGGTTCGATTGTTATGTGCATTTTTCATGACGTGATTAAGACCAGGCTATAGAAACTGATCAACAGTGTATTACGATTTCTATTATGAGAGGAAAAAGACGTACTATtagtgattgattttttttcaattaaaacatattgcTATGTTATAGTTTGTCATTTACCGTCACCTTGTTCGGCTTGTCGAGAGTTGCAAACATTAATACATTATACTACAATTAAAATGTAGTCATTTTTGTTATGAGAGTTTCCTCTTTCATCTTTGTTGAACATTAGCCAGAAAACCGTTCGATGGTAGAATCGTCTTGCTGAGAATACAAGAACTTAATACATGcagtcacacacacaaacacacacgcacacatacatatatacgCATAAAACTCTTATTTAACACAAATCTATGCGCGTTGCACCTAAATCAACATCACACCGCATGTCGAAGGCCCGGCACCAAAAAGGGTACCGCCACGTGTCGGGGACTATGCATTGACTAGAATGGGGATCAGGTTACGCGGTAGTACATCCCTACTATATGCAACATCCAACATGGACTGCACATCCACGAACGCGAGCCGAGCGGACATTTATTTGCTTAACGCTTCTACCAACATTAGAAGACGTTGCTCACGCTCGGTATGGCGCCGTTCTAAGTATGCGACCTGGAgaataagaaagaaacaacaacaaaacaaatgattttcCATCGATGCACAATGTATGGACATATTTCCAGCGCCGGATGGTACGAAAAAACAGTgagaaagaaatagaaagagagaaagaggaatAAAGAAATAGCAATTAGCAATAGTATTCAATCTCTTTGCGCTTCCTTCGAACTGCTGGTCGCTGGATGCTGTCGTATGGATGAGAAATGCATATGATGCACACCATTCGGTCGACTAAAGCAACCAAAATTCAaaagcgaaatgaaaaatttaatcgTAGCAAACTGAGTGCAACAAGGACCGTATTTTAACGATACTTCTATTTGCTACAAAGATCTTTAACTCTATTGCAATGTCGCTAAAAtacggtgtgtgtttttttttcctcaatatcTAATTTTACTACCTTCTAAGACTTTGGACGCAACTGACCTGATAACCTAATGGTTTGGTTATGCTACTCATAACATGTTTAACGGTTGTGTTTGACCCTGGCAGGGGCAAATCTCTCTTTAAGAGTAACGCactaattgtttgttttcgattttgataattataatttaagcTTATTGTCAGCACCATTGTGCTGTCGCAGCAGCATATTCGATTTCGTACAGTAaaactcatttttcagcaGGTGCTGAACCAATGCTTTATAGTGTGAATTATGACCGACCGATAGCCAACATTTCCGGGTCAAAATTTGCCCTTGCCGTGGTACAACCCGTTTCAAAGTGCGCTTTCGCTAGCGTGCCAtgttttgtaacaaaacagaacagtTAATTATGTGTAAAGAGTATAAAGGCGAGAAGTTGAAGCGAAATCGGTAACTCGAACACAAAAGCACAAGGGAACGGTTGACCGTGGGACAAAACAGATTATACACGATGAAACGATTTTTcgagataaagagagaaaaagagagaaaaaagagagagagagaagaaagataaagaaaagatcgatttaatataaataatattatctGTTCTAGACGGCATAAGCGAAAGCACAAATGTTGGTACTTTTCTTTGCGAATGGCACATccaaatacaaacacaaacaggTGAAAATGCATTACACGCTAGCAAGGTGACTATGACTCGTGGGTGTGGATAGcggacgggttttttttgctagaaagAAGATATTCTAAACGAAGAATTCTTCTTGAAGCATCCATTTTACCACCGCACACAAACTCGCAGCTATACCTTTGCCTTCAGTCCGTAATAATCGTTACTATGGTTGGGACGTTGCTTATCCTTACGCTGGAGCAACTCTTCCTCGCTTTCCGACAGCCGCTGCTGCAGAAAGCGTATCGATTCATGGCAGGATGCTAATTCTTTTTCGTGGGCGGCTTGTAAAGTTTTCAgctataataataaaatgaaatcagAAGATCAATGAAACAGATTGTACGAGCCGGTCCCTAAAAAAATTGACTGGATCACTTACATCTTGCAACCGTTTCTCCTGCAGCGCTTTGTAGTCCAGCTCGAGGATTTTTACCTTCGACTGTGCATCCCGAAGCGGACCGCCACTGTCTGGGCTGTCCGCACAGCTGTCCGTCGTCTTGTTCCGCACTTTTACTGGTGACCGTCCACTGTCGCATCGTCCCATCACTGGCGgttccttctttttctgcAGCTTTTTGATCGTTTTCTTACACTCGTCGACTTCGCGCGTTAGCCGCTGTACCGCCTTTTCCTTGATGGCCAAATCTACCCGCATACCGCGTATGGTGGCCAGCAGATGGGCGTCCTCCTTGCCCTGGGCCTGGGCACGCTTCGCGTTCGGTTGCCGCGTAACGACCGCGTCCACTGTTCCAGTCACATCAGTCTGCACTAAAATAGAGCGCACTTTAACACTAGCTGATTCACGGACCCGCCGGCCCCGACATTCCGGTGGCTCTTCGGCGGTTTCGGTTTGCGTGAAGCGTGCGGCACTGATGGCTTTCGTCACCGGTGGACCACTGGCGGTGGTACCGACCGCATGGCTGCTAATGCTGGCAAGCTCCTCCATTTGGCGGATGATCTTTTCGTTCAGCTTCGAATTGATCTCCTGCAGACTGAGCACTTGCATCTCGAGATCGGCTATATGCGTTTCGTACTTTGCCTGCACCGAGTTAAAGCGGGCCTGCACATCGGCCAATATACCTTGCGCCTTAGCGTCCTGTTTTTTCGCGTCTGCCTCCAGCTGAGCGATTCGCTGCTCTAGCAGCCGGCAGGTGGTTGAGGTGGAGCCGTCCGATTCGGGCTTCCCCGTGGGTGACTTGCTCGCCACTGcagaaaaaacagataaaggGACCgatattaaaacttttttgatattttattgtgaCAGAACTAGTGATGTCCATACTGTATGAAGAATAATGAATAAATAGGATAATTTAAATCTCCACGACAATCTTTTTAAAATCGATTTGCAATTTAACTCACCAGCACTAAGTTTTACAACTCACCTGATTTATAAAACTAATTAATGAGTTAAATAGGAATAATTAAGTTTTAACTCTTTCTGAGGATTCATTTACAGCGATTAAAACCATTCTtgggtaataaaattaatatgagAGTTGCGTGAGAtggtatgaaaaattaaataccaaATTTCAGCTTCCTCAAAATATTCGTTtcttaaataatgaaaaagaatgaaCTTTTTATCTAACTAACTCACGATTCAATTTACCGAGAGTGAGTTGTTGTTCACATCGCTAGAAAGAACGAAACAAAGTAAGTAAGCAATATAGTACACGAAATAATCATACCGATTAAGGCTGAAATGGAGTCTGGATTTTTACGCATCAATATGCGTTCCATCTCTCGGCACTGCCGCTGTAGATCCTGTATCGTTTTCGTATCCTTTTCGCCACTGTCCTgcaggtttttcttttcctttcgcgATTCATCAAGCTCGGATTGTAGAATTTTTTGCAGCTCAATAGCAGAATCACGATCGCAGCGAGCGGATTGCAATTCCGACCTGAAAGACAcacgtaaataaaaaaaaaaggtaaagttACTAACCAAATAACAAACGCTTCTAAAGGGGGAGTTTCGGCACACCTTAACACATCTGCACATTTGGTTAGATGTTGTATATCGAACTGCAGCTTTTCACTCTCTTCCTGTATCGCACCATAGTTCTCACGCAACGTCCGATGTACCTGGGACAGTGTGTCGTACTGCAGCTTCAAACTATGGTATCGTTCCTCCGTATCTTTGAGCCGCTCCTGCAACTCGGTAATTTTACCCTCCAGCAACCGTTCCTTGGACCAGCTCGCATACTCATCGTGCGATTCATTATCCTCAGGCGTGGGCGATGGTTGCGTGGACCTGTCGCACATGACCTGCTGACGGTCTAGACGTGCTGGGGTGTTTATGTTACAGTGTGCTGACTGCTTCAGAGGGCGATTACGCCCGCATTGTTCGTATGGTGATTCCGGTCGCGTTTCCTCCACGTGTTTGATAGCTGTCGGTTGATCGAGGTGTCGTCGCTGTCGCGGCGTGCATGttgatgttgtgttttttgctacGGTTAGGTTAGCCGAAAGATCCTCGCCATTGGTTGCTCTAGTAAG is part of the Anopheles funestus chromosome X, idAnoFuneDA-416_04, whole genome shotgun sequence genome and encodes:
- the LOC125765548 gene encoding uncharacterized protein LOC125765548 isoform X2, producing the protein MSAQLNGIGRWSANNAKRRQQPAQPCCDSEESSLDEFLEHELLCWLNEDKPIGEEIATLRPELYGELNHLFGVANETDNRCVEDILAEAERLMLQDPHGTVADPGTHSPMGWGELLLPEMDPSPKRDNVYRPTVSPNCMKVLDVGCRGNYNATSDSNPQPETIDTSKSSNLTRATNGEDLSANLTVAKNTTSTCTPRQRRHLDQPTAIKHVEETRPESPYEQCGRNRPLKQSAHCNINTPARLDRQQVMCDRSTQPSPTPEDNESHDEYASWSKERLLEGKITELQERLKDTEERYHSLKLQYDTLSQVHRTLRENYGAIQEESEKLQFDIQHLTKCADVLRSELQSARCDRDSAIELQKILQSELDESRKEKKNLQDSGEKDTKTIQDLQRQCREMERILMRKNPDSISALIVASKSPTGKPESDGSTSTTCRLLEQRIAQLEADAKKQDAKAQGILADVQARFNSVQAKYETHIADLEMQVLSLQEINSKLNEKIIRQMEELASISSHAVGTTASGPPVTKAISAARFTQTETAEEPPECRGRRVRESASVKVRSILVQTDVTGTVDAVVTRQPNAKRAQAQGKEDAHLLATIRGMRVDLAIKEKAVQRLTREVDECKKTIKKLQKKKEPPVMGRCDSGRSPVKVRNKTTDSCADSPDSGGPLRDAQSKVKILELDYKALQEKRLQDLKTLQAAHEKELASCHESIRFLQQRLSESEEELLQRKDKQRPNHSNDYYGLKAKVAYLERRHTEREQRLLMLVEALSK
- the LOC125765548 gene encoding uncharacterized protein LOC125765548 isoform X1: MSAQLNGIGRWSANNAKRRQQPAQPCCDSEESSLDEFLEHELLCWLNEDKPIGEEIATLRPELYGELNHLFGVANETDNRCVEDILAEAERLMLQDPHGTVADPGTHSPMGWGELLLPEMDPSPKRDNVYRPTVSPNCMKVLDVGCRGNYNATSDSNPQPETIDTSKSSNLTRATNGEDLSANLTVAKNTTSTCTPRQRRHLDQPTAIKHVEETRPESPYEQCGRNRPLKQSAHCNINTPARLDRQQVMCDRSTQPSPTPEDNESHDEYASWSKERLLEGKITELQERLKDTEERYHSLKLQYDTLSQVHRTLRENYGAIQEESEKLQFDIQHLTKCADVLRSELQSARCDRDSAIELQKILQSELDESRKEKKNLQDSGEKDTKTIQDLQRQCREMERILMRKNPDSISALIVASKSPTGKPESDGSTSTTCRLLEQRIAQLEADAKKQDAKAQGILADVQARFNSVQAKYETHIADLEMQVLSLQEINSKLNEKIIRQMEELASISSHAVGTTASGPPVTKAISAARFTQTETAEEPPECRGRRVRESASVKVRSILVQTDVTGTVDAVVTRQPNAKRAQAQGKEDAHLLATIRGMRVDLAIKEKAVQRLTREVDECKKTIKKLQKKKEPPVMGRCDSGRSPVKVRNKTTDSCADSPDSGGPLRDAQSKVKILELDYKALQEKRLQDLKTLQAAHEKELASCHESIRFLQQRLSESEEELLQRKDKQRPNHSNDYYGLKAKRKRTLKRVVPRQGQILTRKCWLSVGHNSHYKALVQHLLKNEFYCTKSNMLLRQHNGADNKLKL